The sequence CTATACAGACACCACCGGCATGCGGCTTGGCGCACGCTGGCGGGCGGTCGATGGCGCGGGGCTCTATGTTCCGGGCGGGCGCGCTGCGTATCCCTCGTCGCTGCTGATGAACGCCATTCCGGCCAAGGTCGCGGGCGTGCAACGGCTCGTGGTGGTTACGCCGACGCCCAAGGGACAGTCCAATGCTCTGGTCCTTGCCGCCGCCCATCTTGCGGGCGCAGACGAAGTCTGGTGCGTTGGCGGGGCGCAGGCCGTGGCCGCGCTTGCTTATGGCACAAAGCGCATCAAGCCGGTCGACGTCATTACCGGCCCCGGCAACGCCTGGGTCGCCGAAGCCAAGCGCCAGCTGTTCGGCGTGGTCGGCATCGACATGGTGGCAGGGCCTTCCGAAATCCTCGTGATCGCAGATGGCAACAACGATCCGCAGTGGATTGCCGCCGACCTACTGAGCCAGGCCGAACATGATCCTGTCGCGCAATCGATCCTGATCACCGACGATGCCGCCTTTGCCGATCAGGTTACCGACATGATCGGCGTCGAAATCGCAATGCTGCCCACCGCCAAGGTCGCCAAGGCCAGCTGGGACAATCACGGCGTGATCATCGTGGTCGGCTCGCTGGACGAGGCCCCCGCGCTCGCCAATGCGCTGGCCGCCGAACACGTCGAAATCGCCACCGACACCCCTGAGTCCTTGTTCGACCAGATCCGCCACGCAGGGTCCGTTTTCCTTGGCCGGATGACACCCGAAGCGGTCGGCGATTATGTCGCCGGTCCCAACCATGTCCTGCCCACGGGGCGCCGCGCGCGGTTTTCCTCGGGCCTTTCCGTTCTGGATTTCATGAAACGCACCAGCTTTATCGCGGCCACTGAGGCAAGTCTTGCCGCAGTCGGCCCAGCCGCCATCGCCCTTGCAGACGCGGAGGGCCTTGCCGCCCACGCCCGGTCCATCGAATTGAGGCTTGGCATATGAGCCGCGTTTCCGGGCAAGCCCGCGCCGCCTCGCGCCTCGCTGCCGTACAGGCGCTATACCAGCGCGACATGGAACATACCGAGCTGCACATCCTGCTCGACGAGTTCCACCAGCACCGTCTCGGCGCCGAAATCGAGGACGTTGAATACGCCAAGGCCGACGTTCGCTTTTTCGACGACGTCGTGCAGGGCGTCTATTCGCGGCGTGACGAGATCGACGCGCTGCTTTCGGAAAAGCTGGCGCAGGGCTGGGCCTTGCCCCGCCTCGACAAGACCATGCTGCAGATCCTGCGCGCAGGCACCTATGAACTGATGGCGCGGAATGACATCAATGTCGGCACCGTGATCAGCGAATATGTCGACGTCGCCCACGCCTTCTTCGACGAGCGCGAGGCGAAGTTCGTCAACGGCATTCTCGACGCCGTGGCCAAGGCCGTGCGCTGAATTTAGATAGCGGTGGGGCATTCCCTCGCCCCGGGCCTGACCCGGGGCGAGGGAATGCCGGGGTCTACCTCAGCCTACAGCCGCTCGGCATGCCAGCGGATGTGGTCTTCCATGAACGTGGAAATGAAGTTGTAGCTGTGGTCGTAGCCCGGTTGCAGCCGCAGCGTCAGGTCGACGCCTGCCGCCTTGCACGCCGCGTCCAGCAATTCAGGGCGTAACTGCTCCACCAGAAAGCCATCGGCCTCGCCCTGATCGACGAGGATCGCACCCGCAGGGCGCCTGCCGTCCTCGATCAATGCCACCGCATCGTGCGCGCGCCACGCCGCCTTGTCGTCGCCAAGATAGCCGCCGAGCGCCTTGTGGCCCCATGGCACCTGTCCCGGCGCGACGATCGGCGCGAAGGCCGACAGCGACTTGAACTTTTCAGGATAGGTCAGCCCCAGCGTCAGC is a genomic window of Novosphingobium sp. MMS21-SN21R containing:
- the hisD gene encoding histidinol dehydrogenase, whose translation is MQRLKSSDPDFARAFARLVKDRRESDENVARDVQTIIEDVRLRGDEALAEYTEKFDGHLPADDAWRISPEACREAFDALQPDLRAALELAAQRIRDYHQAQLPEDRDYTDTTGMRLGARWRAVDGAGLYVPGGRAAYPSSLLMNAIPAKVAGVQRLVVVTPTPKGQSNALVLAAAHLAGADEVWCVGGAQAVAALAYGTKRIKPVDVITGPGNAWVAEAKRQLFGVVGIDMVAGPSEILVIADGNNDPQWIAADLLSQAEHDPVAQSILITDDAAFADQVTDMIGVEIAMLPTAKVAKASWDNHGVIIVVGSLDEAPALANALAAEHVEIATDTPESLFDQIRHAGSVFLGRMTPEAVGDYVAGPNHVLPTGRRARFSSGLSVLDFMKRTSFIAATEASLAAVGPAAIALADAEGLAAHARSIELRLGI
- the nusB gene encoding transcription antitermination factor NusB codes for the protein MSRVSGQARAASRLAAVQALYQRDMEHTELHILLDEFHQHRLGAEIEDVEYAKADVRFFDDVVQGVYSRRDEIDALLSEKLAQGWALPRLDKTMLQILRAGTYELMARNDINVGTVISEYVDVAHAFFDEREAKFVNGILDAVAKAVR